Proteins encoded within one genomic window of Hahella chejuensis KCTC 2396:
- a CDS encoding hybrid sensor histidine kinase/response regulator — translation MAGNHDYVALDWVKGEIDSTLKQAQLALEDYVNNTEDSAKLRFCLNYIHQVHGTLQMVEFYGAALLAEEMEKLAQAVLQETVPHPDEAIEVLMRAILQLPNYLNRLQSSRRDLPVILLPILNDLRASRGESLLSDTSLFTPDLSMARIAAPPGVNQRLHDDKVIMQLRKLRQMYQFALAGVIRESELPANFSYMGKVFKRLESLCRDTAQGQIWRVAHAFIDALVNNGIELSSAIKNLLRALDYRIKKVIDENIDILVQAPPEDLLKHLLYYVARSDARTPAIEGVREDYRLDQALPSDEEVDIERQKMSGPDKGAIESVVEALNEELARVKDQLDLFVRGEFKDSSDLAELLPGLHQVANTMAVLGLGIPRKVVQEQIDLIETLSSGADTPDDNVLMDIAGALLYVEATLSGFSDDAGSQRASSGDNAGGAAIPKEQVDNAHEAVIREARNGLEQAKTDIVEYIASHWDRSEIESVPKLLQSIRGGLRIIPLERAADLLDASARYIQDRLLDSDQSPDWNQLDTLADAITSIEYYLERLSEGSQDNELILQVAEESLAQLGYPVGDAVAIAPQTVAGTAPTMSAPPESSRDKASDKELIDDEIVEIFVEEAEEVLATIHNYFPSFQSNPDDQVALAEIRRAFHTLKGSGRLVGATTLGELAWSVENMLNRVIDGSITATLEMFELLEGVINKLPELIERFKTGQEINDVEQFVAKAEALAAARRLSREKSAASDIDLSVPKEEPAPAPIEEPVAASEPEAPVVEERQPEPIEPPSIPEPVAETIEVPELEEEDEDDMIDDEIIEIFVEEAAEVLDTIGQYLPSYLASYDNQEALIEVRRAFHTLKGSGRLVGATLVGELAWSVENLLNRIIDGAIFMSQDIGELMQAVTKILPDLVEDFKLRRKPSHNTQPYMDQAHAIAKGEIPKPLKLDQDASATAAGEPTLDIDPALKDIFKAETESHLETLATFTAKAAANGEPTPITDEISRAMHTLKGSANTAGIEPIATVVVPLEKFVKEARARGVSVDSDICELLQEGAGFVRRGLDQIESTPLKPLDGANDYLEKLATVSNRILTNAAQSDVLQATSKPDPQLINLFLTEGVDILLDAERILNEWSQDPNSKEDQHKLVTELTTLSRGAEVAGLEDVAELSRALETAYELAEAGAANTDDRFFTIAKRGHDVLISMMDQVAAGLATQPDASLIQELYALAKPVESAPAEDVPPVAEVAEEESLAPAANAADDEIPLLDDVIIEEAEEDDLAEDINFDIGLPEEPEAIEPSASFMEEIEETPAPVASGGVVYELDPELADVFLQEAQDIIQSSADVMQQWSQDLHNIALVQQLQRDLHTLKGGARLAGIPPIGDLSHELESLFEGIVEQRVTPDEEASNLSLLAHDTLAGMVDSVTATRTCNDAQDLIDALHAYLSGERSSEDEEDEGDEVSYDETSLPTMDFNEEEDIPVLEEVAPLDPEMVEIFLEEAQDIIQRTGETMHSWSEELGNLEHLKELQRDLHTLKGGARMAEIKSIGDLAHELETLFERMTEGRLAPEPAMVGLVMECHDRLAGMVDAVAQNQVASPARDLIGRVHDMAQGAGHHYADGEDDYIVDAHPEVEAAAETTSEPQVEETAEEPEGLAGIEEITAEPAPVEEAPIENPVYDISELDQELVSIFLEEANELVDSTARNLQSWLGELENIEHVKELQRALHTLKGGARMAEIKPIGDLAHELETLFEGIVEGRFLAEPSLSDLMLACHDRLAEMVDSVTSNSPVRAANDLAQQVIKYCAQHDLAAKGAPDHEDTIAEIEREQQSLQEAALETSDEDLRSIFLDESRDIMDAVIDCFDRWKANPDNITPTKELVRDLQTLNGGAKLANIDSVHALTEALTERMESVVDGKHQVPDELITLVDRSIRYIGRLLDQIEQLEQPEVPNELIRELKEVGSGDELPASEFALDVDPEILQVFVEEANELQASLEREFNDWTREPRNSVHADSMSRALHTLKGGARLATLTNIGDLAQEIESIVKQAYDHKHELDDALRSEIEILFNRLKSEIGQVKNFYSSQQEAEAEAAAAEAPKSEPEALAERMVQMQREQAVPAVKKEEPAKTEMQPAQPAAQRQTAAETVRVSANLLDNLVNLAGETSITRGLLEQQISDFTYTLEEMQSTIDRLREQLRRMDMETEAQVLFRMEKESGVKYEDFDPLEMDRYSSIQQLSRALSESSSDLTDLRETMMDKARDAETLLLQQSRINTELQEGLMKTRMVPFTSIVPRLRRIIRQVSSELGKKADFEVYNPEGELDRTVLERMLAPLEHMLRNAIDHGVEMPEQRRAKGKSETGRIELSVGREGGDVVLILSDDGAGINVDAVRRKAIKSGLIDEGTHLSDHDMLQFIFQAGFSTAEKVTQISGRGVGMDVVASEIKQLGGRVTIDSKPGHGTRFIVHLPFTVSVNRALMVNTGEDYYAIPLNTIEGIVRVSTYELEEYYKPNAPLYEYAGQKYRLQYLGSLLKSEHHPKLQGQPLPLPVILVRGGGDQPLALQVDSLMGSREIVVKGLGTQFSSVRGVSGATILGDGSVVVILDLPALLRSDMSHFGPSLTPTLKPAAEPARAASGPTTVMVVDDSVTVRKVTSRLLERNGMEVITAKDGVDAIALLQDHKPDVMLLDIEMPRMDGFEVASLVRHDERLKDVPIIMITSRTGQKHRERALSIGVNEYLGKPFQEKILLETIERLVE, via the coding sequence ATGGCGGGCAACCATGACTATGTAGCTCTTGATTGGGTTAAGGGCGAAATCGACAGTACACTTAAGCAAGCGCAGTTAGCGCTTGAAGACTACGTCAACAACACTGAAGACAGCGCCAAATTACGCTTTTGTCTGAACTACATACATCAGGTCCATGGAACTCTGCAGATGGTCGAGTTCTATGGCGCCGCCTTGCTGGCGGAAGAAATGGAGAAGTTGGCGCAGGCAGTCCTGCAGGAAACCGTTCCGCACCCCGATGAAGCCATCGAAGTGCTGATGCGGGCGATTCTGCAACTGCCTAACTATCTTAACCGCCTGCAGTCAAGCCGGCGCGATCTGCCCGTCATTCTGCTGCCGATTTTGAACGACCTGCGCGCTTCGCGCGGTGAATCGCTGCTTTCCGACACATCTTTGTTCACTCCTGACCTTTCCATGGCCCGCATCGCCGCGCCTCCAGGAGTGAACCAGCGTCTGCACGATGACAAAGTCATCATGCAGTTGCGTAAGCTGCGGCAAATGTATCAGTTCGCCCTCGCCGGAGTGATTCGCGAAAGCGAGCTGCCTGCTAACTTCAGCTATATGGGCAAGGTGTTCAAACGTCTGGAGTCCCTCTGCCGCGATACCGCGCAAGGACAGATCTGGCGAGTCGCCCATGCCTTCATCGACGCGTTGGTGAATAACGGTATCGAACTGTCTTCCGCGATCAAGAATCTGTTGCGCGCGCTGGATTACCGCATCAAGAAAGTCATTGATGAAAATATCGATATTCTGGTGCAGGCGCCGCCTGAAGATCTGCTGAAGCACTTGCTCTACTACGTCGCCCGTTCCGACGCCCGCACCCCTGCTATAGAAGGCGTGCGTGAAGACTACCGTCTGGATCAGGCTCTCCCCAGCGACGAAGAAGTGGATATCGAGCGCCAGAAAATGTCCGGCCCGGACAAAGGCGCGATTGAATCCGTTGTGGAAGCGCTTAACGAAGAACTGGCCCGGGTCAAAGACCAACTGGATCTGTTCGTACGTGGCGAGTTCAAAGATAGCAGCGATCTGGCGGAACTGTTGCCGGGGCTGCACCAAGTCGCCAATACCATGGCGGTCCTGGGTCTGGGTATTCCACGAAAAGTAGTGCAGGAGCAGATCGATTTAATTGAAACCCTGTCTTCCGGCGCGGATACGCCAGACGACAATGTATTGATGGATATTGCCGGCGCCCTCCTCTATGTTGAAGCCACTCTCAGCGGTTTCAGCGACGACGCGGGCTCCCAGCGCGCCAGCAGCGGCGACAACGCTGGCGGCGCAGCGATTCCCAAGGAGCAGGTCGATAACGCTCACGAAGCGGTTATTCGTGAAGCCCGTAACGGCCTGGAGCAGGCGAAAACCGATATTGTCGAGTACATCGCCTCTCACTGGGATCGCTCTGAAATTGAAAGCGTGCCGAAGCTGCTGCAGAGCATCCGCGGCGGGCTACGCATTATCCCGTTGGAGCGCGCCGCCGATCTGTTGGACGCTTCCGCGCGCTACATTCAGGACCGGTTGCTAGACAGCGACCAGTCTCCTGACTGGAACCAGTTGGATACGCTGGCGGACGCCATCACCAGTATTGAGTATTACCTTGAGCGCCTGAGCGAAGGCAGCCAGGATAACGAACTGATTCTACAGGTTGCGGAAGAGAGCTTGGCGCAACTGGGCTATCCGGTGGGCGATGCGGTCGCCATAGCGCCACAGACCGTAGCGGGTACTGCGCCCACTATGTCAGCGCCGCCTGAGTCGTCCCGCGACAAGGCCTCCGACAAAGAACTTATCGACGACGAAATCGTCGAAATCTTCGTTGAAGAAGCGGAAGAAGTTCTCGCGACCATTCACAACTATTTCCCCAGCTTCCAGAGCAATCCTGACGATCAGGTAGCCCTGGCTGAAATTCGTCGCGCGTTCCATACCCTTAAAGGCAGCGGCCGTTTAGTCGGCGCCACCACCCTGGGCGAGCTGGCCTGGAGTGTGGAGAACATGCTCAACCGGGTAATCGACGGCTCCATTACCGCCACGCTGGAAATGTTCGAGCTGCTGGAAGGCGTGATCAATAAACTGCCGGAGCTGATTGAGCGCTTTAAAACAGGACAGGAAATCAACGACGTAGAGCAGTTCGTCGCCAAAGCCGAAGCGCTGGCGGCGGCCCGTCGTCTCTCCCGCGAGAAAAGCGCCGCTTCTGATATCGATCTGTCCGTCCCCAAAGAAGAGCCCGCTCCTGCTCCAATCGAAGAGCCTGTAGCGGCTTCCGAACCGGAAGCGCCTGTTGTTGAAGAAAGGCAGCCAGAGCCTATTGAGCCTCCGTCTATCCCTGAGCCTGTCGCTGAAACTATTGAGGTTCCAGAACTGGAGGAAGAAGACGAAGATGATATGATCGATGACGAAATCATCGAAATCTTCGTTGAAGAAGCGGCGGAAGTGCTGGATACCATTGGCCAGTACCTGCCCTCTTATCTGGCCAGTTACGACAACCAGGAAGCGTTGATTGAAGTCCGTCGCGCTTTCCATACATTGAAAGGCAGCGGCCGCCTGGTTGGAGCGACGCTTGTCGGCGAACTGGCGTGGTCTGTTGAAAATCTGCTGAACCGTATCATCGACGGCGCCATTTTCATGAGCCAGGATATTGGCGAGCTGATGCAGGCTGTGACCAAAATCCTTCCCGACCTCGTCGAGGATTTCAAACTGCGCCGTAAACCCAGCCATAATACGCAACCGTATATGGATCAGGCGCATGCCATCGCCAAAGGCGAGATTCCCAAGCCATTGAAGCTTGACCAGGACGCCTCCGCAACGGCGGCGGGCGAGCCGACCCTGGACATCGATCCGGCCCTGAAAGACATTTTCAAGGCGGAAACAGAAAGCCATCTTGAAACGCTGGCGACTTTCACTGCTAAAGCCGCCGCAAATGGCGAGCCGACGCCCATTACGGACGAAATCTCCCGCGCCATGCATACGCTCAAAGGCAGCGCCAATACCGCTGGCATTGAGCCCATCGCCACCGTAGTGGTGCCGCTTGAGAAGTTTGTCAAAGAAGCCCGCGCGCGTGGCGTCAGCGTGGACAGCGATATTTGCGAGTTGTTGCAGGAAGGCGCAGGCTTTGTGCGTCGCGGCTTAGACCAGATCGAAAGCACACCGCTAAAACCGCTGGACGGCGCCAATGACTACCTGGAAAAACTGGCCACTGTCAGCAATCGCATCCTGACTAACGCCGCCCAAAGCGACGTATTGCAGGCCACCAGCAAACCCGATCCGCAACTGATCAATCTGTTCTTGACGGAAGGCGTGGATATTCTGCTGGACGCCGAGCGCATCCTTAATGAGTGGAGCCAGGACCCGAATTCCAAAGAAGATCAGCATAAGCTGGTCACCGAATTGACCACATTATCCCGCGGAGCCGAAGTGGCCGGTCTGGAAGATGTGGCGGAACTTTCCCGCGCGCTGGAAACCGCTTATGAACTGGCGGAAGCTGGCGCCGCCAACACTGACGATCGCTTCTTCACTATCGCGAAACGTGGCCATGATGTATTGATCAGCATGATGGATCAGGTTGCGGCGGGCCTCGCCACTCAACCTGACGCCTCTCTGATTCAAGAGCTTTATGCTTTGGCCAAGCCAGTTGAGTCTGCGCCTGCCGAGGACGTTCCTCCCGTCGCAGAAGTCGCGGAAGAGGAAAGCCTGGCGCCAGCCGCCAATGCGGCGGATGACGAGATTCCTCTCTTAGACGACGTGATCATCGAAGAGGCGGAAGAAGACGATCTCGCCGAAGATATTAATTTTGATATCGGCCTACCTGAAGAGCCAGAGGCGATTGAGCCTTCTGCGAGCTTTATGGAGGAGATCGAAGAAACGCCTGCGCCTGTCGCATCCGGCGGCGTGGTGTACGAACTGGACCCAGAGCTGGCGGATGTATTCCTGCAAGAAGCTCAGGACATTATTCAATCCTCCGCTGACGTGATGCAGCAATGGTCGCAGGATCTACATAATATTGCGCTGGTTCAGCAATTACAGCGCGATCTGCATACCTTGAAAGGCGGCGCCAGACTGGCGGGCATTCCTCCTATCGGCGACCTCTCCCACGAGTTGGAAAGCCTGTTCGAAGGCATCGTTGAGCAACGGGTCACGCCGGATGAAGAGGCCAGTAACTTGTCTTTGCTGGCGCACGACACCCTGGCGGGCATGGTCGACTCCGTCACCGCCACACGCACCTGTAATGACGCTCAGGATCTGATTGACGCCCTGCACGCTTACCTGTCCGGCGAGCGCTCGTCAGAAGACGAGGAGGATGAGGGCGACGAGGTTTCCTACGACGAAACCAGTTTGCCGACGATGGATTTCAACGAAGAGGAAGATATTCCTGTTCTTGAGGAAGTCGCTCCCCTTGATCCAGAAATGGTCGAAATCTTCCTGGAGGAAGCTCAGGACATTATCCAACGCACTGGCGAAACCATGCACAGTTGGTCCGAAGAGCTGGGCAATCTGGAGCATTTGAAAGAACTGCAGCGTGATCTGCATACGCTGAAAGGCGGCGCCAGAATGGCGGAGATCAAGTCCATCGGCGACTTGGCTCACGAGCTGGAAACGCTGTTTGAGAGAATGACGGAAGGCCGCCTGGCGCCAGAGCCCGCCATGGTTGGGCTGGTGATGGAGTGTCACGACCGCTTGGCGGGTATGGTGGACGCCGTCGCTCAGAATCAGGTCGCCTCCCCTGCTCGCGACTTGATCGGTCGCGTTCACGACATGGCGCAGGGCGCCGGTCATCACTACGCGGATGGCGAAGACGACTATATTGTCGACGCGCATCCAGAAGTGGAAGCCGCCGCTGAAACGACATCTGAGCCTCAAGTGGAAGAGACGGCGGAAGAGCCGGAAGGGCTTGCCGGCATCGAAGAGATCACTGCGGAGCCTGCGCCGGTTGAAGAAGCGCCTATCGAGAACCCGGTTTACGATATCAGCGAACTGGATCAGGAGCTGGTCTCTATATTCCTGGAAGAAGCCAATGAGTTGGTGGACTCCACCGCCCGCAACCTGCAAAGCTGGTTGGGCGAGCTCGAGAATATCGAGCATGTGAAAGAACTGCAGCGCGCCCTGCACACGCTGAAAGGCGGCGCGCGCATGGCGGAAATCAAGCCCATCGGCGATTTGGCTCACGAGCTGGAAACGTTGTTCGAGGGCATTGTCGAAGGCCGTTTCCTGGCGGAACCGTCGCTGTCTGATTTGATGTTGGCCTGCCATGACCGTCTGGCGGAAATGGTGGATAGCGTCACCAGCAACAGCCCGGTGCGCGCTGCGAACGATCTCGCCCAGCAAGTCATCAAGTACTGCGCGCAACATGATCTGGCGGCGAAAGGCGCGCCTGATCACGAAGACACCATTGCGGAAATCGAGCGCGAGCAGCAGTCTCTGCAGGAAGCCGCTCTGGAAACCAGCGACGAAGACCTGCGCAGCATTTTCCTGGATGAGTCCAGGGACATCATGGACGCAGTGATTGACTGCTTTGATCGCTGGAAAGCCAATCCGGATAACATTACGCCGACGAAAGAGCTGGTTCGGGACCTGCAAACCCTGAACGGCGGCGCCAAGCTGGCGAATATCGACAGCGTGCATGCTCTCACCGAAGCGCTGACCGAGCGTATGGAGAGCGTTGTCGACGGCAAGCATCAAGTGCCTGACGAGCTGATCACGCTGGTGGACCGCTCCATCCGTTACATCGGCCGACTGTTGGATCAGATTGAACAGCTGGAGCAACCGGAAGTTCCCAACGAGTTGATTCGCGAGCTGAAAGAAGTCGGCAGCGGCGATGAGCTGCCAGCCTCTGAGTTTGCGTTGGATGTCGACCCGGAAATCCTGCAAGTCTTCGTGGAAGAAGCGAATGAACTGCAGGCGAGCCTGGAGCGTGAGTTCAACGACTGGACCCGCGAACCTCGCAACAGTGTGCATGCGGACTCCATGTCCCGCGCCCTGCACACTCTGAAAGGCGGCGCGCGCCTGGCCACTTTGACCAACATCGGCGATCTGGCGCAGGAAATTGAATCCATCGTTAAACAAGCTTATGACCACAAGCATGAGCTGGACGACGCCCTGCGCAGCGAGATCGAGATTCTGTTCAATCGCCTGAAAAGCGAAATCGGGCAGGTTAAAAACTTCTACAGCAGCCAGCAGGAAGCTGAGGCGGAAGCCGCTGCGGCGGAAGCGCCGAAAAGCGAACCTGAGGCCCTGGCTGAGCGCATGGTGCAAATGCAGCGTGAGCAAGCCGTTCCCGCCGTCAAAAAGGAAGAGCCGGCTAAAACCGAGATGCAGCCCGCACAACCAGCGGCGCAACGTCAGACGGCTGCGGAAACTGTCAGGGTCTCCGCCAACCTGCTGGATAACCTGGTTAACCTCGCAGGCGAAACCAGTATTACCCGTGGTCTGCTTGAACAGCAGATCAGTGACTTCACCTATACCCTGGAAGAGATGCAGTCCACCATCGACCGTCTGCGCGAGCAGTTGCGTCGGATGGACATGGAGACGGAAGCTCAGGTTCTGTTCCGCATGGAGAAAGAGAGCGGCGTCAAATACGAAGACTTTGACCCGCTGGAAATGGACCGTTACTCCTCTATTCAGCAGTTGTCGCGAGCTCTGAGCGAGTCCTCTTCGGACTTGACCGACCTCCGTGAAACTATGATGGATAAGGCTCGTGACGCGGAAACCTTGTTGCTGCAACAATCCCGTATCAATACGGAGCTGCAGGAAGGGTTAATGAAAACCCGCATGGTCCCGTTCACCTCGATCGTGCCCAGACTGCGCCGCATCATCCGGCAGGTAAGCTCCGAACTTGGCAAGAAAGCCGATTTCGAAGTGTACAACCCGGAAGGCGAGCTGGACCGTACCGTACTGGAGCGCATGCTGGCGCCATTGGAGCACATGCTGCGTAATGCGATCGACCACGGTGTGGAAATGCCGGAGCAACGTCGCGCCAAAGGTAAGTCGGAAACCGGACGCATCGAACTGTCGGTGGGTCGTGAAGGCGGCGACGTTGTACTGATTCTTTCCGACGACGGCGCCGGCATCAACGTCGACGCGGTCAGACGTAAAGCTATTAAGAGCGGCTTGATCGACGAAGGCACGCACCTTAGCGATCACGATATGCTGCAGTTTATTTTCCAGGCCGGCTTCAGCACCGCGGAAAAAGTCACCCAGATTTCCGGACGCGGCGTCGGTATGGACGTTGTAGCCAGCGAAATCAAACAGCTTGGCGGACGCGTCACTATTGACTCCAAGCCCGGCCACGGCACGCGCTTTATCGTCCACCTGCCGTTCACGGTTTCCGTGAACCGGGCGCTGATGGTGAACACCGGCGAAGACTATTACGCGATTCCGTTGAACACAATTGAAGGTATCGTGCGCGTCAGCACTTACGAGCTGGAGGAGTACTACAAGCCCAACGCGCCGCTGTACGAGTACGCAGGCCAAAAATATCGTCTGCAGTACCTGGGCAGCCTGTTGAAGAGCGAACATCATCCAAAACTGCAAGGTCAGCCCCTGCCTTTGCCGGTTATTCTGGTGCGCGGCGGCGGCGATCAGCCTCTGGCCCTGCAGGTGGACAGCTTGATGGGCTCCCGCGAGATTGTTGTAAAAGGTCTCGGCACCCAGTTCTCCTCAGTGCGCGGCGTCTCCGGCGCCACCATTCTCGGGGATGGTAGCGTGGTCGTGATTCTTGACTTGCCTGCGCTGCTCCGCAGCGATATGTCTCACTTCGGCCCAAGCCTCACTCCGACGCTCAAACCGGCGGCGGAGCCTGCGCGCGCGGCATCCGGCCCAACTACCGTTATGGTGGTGGACGACTCGGTTACTGTACGGAAGGTGACTTCCCGTCTGCTGGAGCGGAATGGCATGGAAGTCATTACCGCAAAAGACGGTGTGGACGCGATCGCGTTATTGCAGGACCACAAGCCGGACGTCATGTTGCTGGATATAGAAATGCCGCGTATGGATGGATTCGAGGTGGCGAGTCTGGTGCGTCACGACGAGCGCCTGAAAGATGTGCCGATCATTATGATCACCTCGCGTACTGGACAAAAACACCGCGAGCGTGCGCTTTCAATCGGCGTTAATGAATATCTCGGTAAACCCTTCCAGGAAAAAATTCTGCTTGAGACGATAGAACGACTAGTGGAATAA
- a CDS encoding chemotaxis protein CheW — MRARRETGAGKTNDFEDRFMVEQTSGQISCLLIPVQGKNLLLPNASIAEIVDYQAPEPVEDGADWFLGYIRWRGLRLPLMSYDKANKSASGAKSTHTRIAVTNTIGDKHKQMPFMAFVTQGLPRLMKVRSEEVSAHEKADLGPMDKMMVKVSGEEAIIPSLEQMELLALQAVSAR; from the coding sequence ATGCGCGCCCGCCGTGAGACAGGCGCCGGTAAGACAAACGATTTCGAGGATAGATTCATGGTGGAGCAAACCTCCGGACAGATCTCCTGTTTATTGATTCCCGTACAGGGAAAAAACTTGCTATTACCCAACGCCAGCATCGCTGAAATCGTTGACTATCAGGCGCCGGAGCCCGTTGAAGACGGGGCGGACTGGTTCCTGGGCTACATTCGCTGGCGCGGTCTGCGTCTGCCGTTAATGTCTTATGACAAGGCCAATAAGTCCGCCTCCGGCGCGAAATCTACGCATACCCGAATTGCCGTGACCAATACGATTGGCGACAAGCACAAACAAATGCCGTTCATGGCGTTCGTCACTCAGGGCCTGCCTCGTTTGATGAAAGTACGAAGCGAGGAAGTCAGCGCCCATGAAAAGGCCGACCTGGGCCCCATGGACAAAATGATGGTTAAAGTCAGCGGCGAAGAAGCCATTATTCCTTCCCTGGAACAAATGGAACTCCTCGCATTACAGGCGGTTTCCGCACGCTGA
- a CDS encoding CheR family methyltransferase yields MAINDGTEVEGSWSLKTLPPMEDQEFFRWQALLEKRTGMNLPIQRKTFLQTSLGIRMREIGCPSYQEYFHKIVDSPSGVVEWAILVDRLTVQETRFYRDEDAFGLVKDYLLTRPVEALAKSTIEAWSVGCSTGEEPYTLAMIIEECLEALGLAKYYGVTGTDISSPVLEKARTAVYPARKLVTLNEERKEKFFEKRNGNLYAVIPRLKERVCFARVNVLNLKDAPMHGMNIIFCQNLLIYFRRWRRKEILNRLAERLVPGGILVLGLGEIVDWTHPLLQRVGSDKTLAFIRRNERNS; encoded by the coding sequence ATGGCGATCAATGATGGCACTGAAGTTGAGGGATCATGGAGTTTAAAAACCCTGCCGCCAATGGAAGATCAGGAATTCTTCCGGTGGCAGGCGTTGCTGGAGAAGCGCACTGGAATGAACTTGCCAATACAGCGCAAGACATTTCTGCAGACCAGCTTGGGCATTCGGATGCGGGAAATCGGCTGCCCCTCCTATCAGGAGTACTTTCACAAAATCGTTGACAGTCCATCCGGCGTCGTCGAATGGGCCATCCTGGTAGATCGGCTGACGGTTCAGGAAACCCGGTTTTACAGAGATGAAGATGCGTTTGGATTGGTCAAGGATTATCTGCTGACCCGGCCGGTTGAAGCACTGGCCAAGTCCACCATCGAAGCCTGGAGCGTTGGCTGCTCAACCGGAGAAGAGCCTTATACGCTGGCCATGATCATCGAAGAGTGTCTTGAAGCTCTGGGATTGGCCAAGTACTACGGCGTTACCGGCACGGACATTTCCTCGCCGGTGCTGGAGAAGGCCCGAACTGCTGTTTACCCGGCACGCAAACTGGTCACCCTGAACGAAGAACGCAAAGAGAAATTTTTTGAAAAGCGTAACGGGAATCTCTACGCAGTTATCCCGCGCTTGAAAGAGAGAGTGTGTTTTGCAAGGGTTAACGTGCTTAACCTTAAAGACGCGCCGATGCATGGCATGAACATTATTTTCTGCCAGAACTTATTGATTTATTTCAGACGCTGGCGGCGGAAGGAGATCCTCAACCGCTTGGCTGAACGCCTGGTGCCAGGTGGCATACTGGTATTGGGACTGGGAGAAATCGTTGACTGGACCCACCCTCTTTTGCAGCGGGTCGGAAGTGACAAAACTCTCGCTTTTATCAGGCGAAACGAGCGCAACAGTTAA
- a CDS encoding chemotaxis protein CheB: MSVQAAKVGIISDCPLQRHIMQSAVEGYGFSVIASCDPSRLSTALLERHAAAEVWIVILADEDRWADAIDTLIDHSEAPVLFGLGEAPNKHSLDYAKWERRLFTKLVELLGEPPTLTQAGASLTALEASPGGPSALPLPHHIRPGGVNDPVERVWILGASLGGPAAVKSFLDCLPSGLPVAFVYAQHIDQNAANVLVRVLGRHSAFDLKEVQHGARLHYGEVVIMPVDHEVVFSAEGTMEVRENAWPGPYGPSIDQVMLNVGGYYSGRCNAIIFSGMGNDGSLAGPLLRAYGSRIWSQTSDTCANSSMPDSVAATGCVEFRGSPHQLAEKLLKTIELEELAKRKRGLA; the protein is encoded by the coding sequence ATGTCAGTGCAGGCTGCAAAAGTTGGCATTATTTCGGACTGCCCTTTACAGCGGCATATCATGCAAAGCGCGGTGGAAGGATACGGTTTTTCGGTGATCGCCAGCTGTGATCCTTCCCGGCTGAGCACGGCGCTCCTGGAGCGCCACGCCGCCGCCGAGGTGTGGATCGTCATACTGGCCGACGAAGACCGTTGGGCGGACGCCATTGATACGCTGATCGATCATAGCGAAGCCCCCGTCTTGTTTGGATTAGGAGAGGCGCCCAACAAGCACAGCCTCGATTACGCCAAATGGGAGCGGCGCCTGTTTACCAAACTGGTGGAGTTGTTGGGCGAACCGCCCACGCTTACCCAGGCCGGAGCTTCTTTAACTGCGCTGGAAGCCTCTCCAGGCGGCCCTTCCGCTTTGCCGTTGCCGCATCATATACGGCCAGGCGGCGTTAACGACCCGGTGGAAAGGGTATGGATTCTGGGCGCCTCTTTGGGCGGTCCGGCGGCGGTGAAGAGCTTTCTCGATTGCTTACCCTCAGGCTTGCCTGTCGCCTTCGTTTACGCCCAGCATATCGACCAGAACGCCGCCAATGTGCTGGTGCGAGTGTTAGGTCGCCACTCCGCCTTCGATCTGAAGGAAGTACAGCACGGCGCGCGTCTGCATTATGGCGAAGTGGTGATCATGCCTGTCGACCACGAGGTGGTGTTCAGCGCGGAGGGGACGATGGAGGTCAGAGAAAACGCCTGGCCGGGTCCTTATGGCCCTTCTATCGATCAGGTCATGCTAAATGTCGGCGGCTACTACAGCGGCCGTTGTAATGCGATTATTTTCAGCGGCATGGGCAATGACGGCTCCCTGGCCGGCCCACTGTTGCGGGCTTATGGCAGCCGTATCTGGTCTCAGACCTCAGACACCTGCGCCAACAGCTCAATGCCGGACTCCGTCGCCGCAACGGGGTGCGTGGAATTTCGCGGCTCGCCGCATCAGTTGGCGGAAAAGTTACTGAAAACCATAGAGCTTGAGGAACTGGCGAAACGCAAGCGCGGCCTGGCCTGA